CCCAATCGACGCAGTTTCATCGAGCCGCAGCTGGAGCAACTCTCAGAGGAAGCCGAAAAGTCCGGCGATCCCATATCGCCTGCCTCGCCACGCAAGAACTCCGCCATCGATAGCAAGGATGTGAGTGCGGATTCGCCGCAGCTGCGCCGGCGCGCCGATACGGCGAGCAATGTAAAGACGCCGCTGAGCCGTCGCCAGTCGGCACAAGCGTTCACCTCAACGCCGCAAGAGAGCTCGGCCAGCAAGCCGGCCTACAATCCGCAGCTGCAGTTCCAGAAACGTCGCTCCAGCACGCTGATCGAGAGCTTCAAAGCCACGTTCAGTGGCCTGGCCAGCAGTGGAGACAGCGGGGATAAGAAGAAGGAGAAGATGAACCCCAAGTGGAGCGCCtcgctgcagtcgctgcaggCCATTGATAATATGGTGAGCTATGCCAACATGTCCTTCATCGACTACGACAAGTTCAATGGCTATGAGAAGCAGCTGGAGCGTCAGGTATCGCTTATGAGTCTGgccgagcagcagccgctgccgctagccacgcccacgccctcACTCACGCCCACTCAACATCCGCTAGCCATTGCCCATTCCCCACTGCCACTGGAGGAGTCAGTGTCGCTGCGAGCGGCCTCCAGTCCGCCCTATCAGCGCGCCTGCTCCGTGGAGAGCACATCAAAGAGCAAAGTCGTGCTGCGTCGTCGGCGCAGCAACAAATCCCTCGACTCCGACTACGAGCACAACCTGGACAAGCGGCACAATTTGTATCGCGACAGCTTAGACTCGCGCACGCTGCAATTGCTCAATCAATGTTCCCGCAACTCCTTCATCCAGGATCAGCCCATGCTCTTCGATGCGCTCAACCTAGAGGACGCCACAGCGAATCGCTGCACCTATTGTGCGCACCACTTGCTCAAGAGCAACAGCTTCAAGCGGCAACGGGACGCAGTCGATGGTCCAGGCAGAACCAAAAAACAGgtgagttttcttttttctattttttattgtgaATAAACCGTCAAGTAATTGATAAGTGGGCAAATGGGTATTTCCTcaatatgcaataaaacacaattaatTCGTTTGGCTCTTGCTTAACTATTTGTATTTGgccaaaaatttaaacttttgtgtgtgtgtgtgtgtgtgtgtggcgccaAACCAATGTTAAAGTTAATTAGTGTGtttagtatgtgtgtataatgACATTAACTTGATGAATACAGTTTAAGACTAATTTGCACTTAGATTAGTTcatagaaaatagaaaaaatgtttgtatgttgCGTATGCGCGGCGTTTAATTTGTGTAGTCGGTGTCGCCCTTGGAGTAGTGTATGCAGGCCAAGACCGTGTCGAGCAGATAGAGCGCGCCCTCGATGACGCACAGCGAGCCCATGGCAATGCCCACCTGACGCTCCGAGTTGACATACAGGAAGCCCTCGTCGGACATGTAGCCCTTCCAGTAGTGCAGACCCACGCCGCCCACAGCGACCCACATAAAGGTGCCCACGACATTCATAATGGTGTCGCAGAGCTCActgagaagaagaagaagcttaAACTTAGGAGATTGCTTGGAGCTATTTCATTTTTGAAGCTTACCCCTTGTGCTTGGTGGTGCCGAAGAAATAGGCAATGGTATGGCAGGCTGTGTAGATGAAGAAGCCCACCATAACGCCAGAGGCGACAATTTCGGCATCAGCGCTCTTTTCCTCGTTCAGATTCCATGTGCCGCCAATGCCCAGGAACTCGCCGCCATTGCCCCAGCGATATAGAAAGATGATCACCAGATTGATGAGCTGCAAGGCATAGTTAGAGTTACAGTTTGATTTTGCAGCTGAGTGAATCATAGCCAAGTGACTAGACCACGCCCTGTAAAGCTTTAGCTCTACCCACATAGCTGTGTACACtggggcgtatgagtaatattaCTAATACGCCTCAATACTGCTGATAAGGCGGCACCTTATCTGGCAGCACACCAATGCCAGCAGCACTATTCGTCGAACGCATTGCTCAACACATAAATTTTCACTTGCTGCACAGCATAAAATCTGCTTAACGTTGTTAACGATTTCCTTTTAATGTTTAAGTCCGCTTTGGCACCTACCAGCTTCAATGCTTTGATGAAAATCGAACCGATTGTTTCCACAGATACcattttgattttatgatttatgcacagacacacacactcagacacacagacagagacagaaagagtcagtctaaaatttatttgttgttcgGATATATTTATTCGTATACGTTACGTTGTCGTTTGCCAACTGAATACAAAAAACTGAACGCGACGTGTGCTCCGCGCTGTCAGCCACAagaattttgtagcttttgcaatctaagcacacacacacacacagtcgcatACACAATGATAAGGCTGTCCCTCCCCCACACACCCTTAAAACACCTTTAAGCCTTAGCTCTTGTAGGCAGATAACAGGTGCGTTTTGAAATAGGTTACAATTCGTAATTGTTTACGCAGTCTTTGGTCTCAATGCGCATGCGCTCATTTGTCCACTTATCTTATCTGGCTATCAGTGCTATCGCTTTTAAGCTTCGGAGCTTCATTATCAACAAGAGAACTTACAGCAGCGCCCCAAGCGtgctcagcacacacacacgcacacacacacatgcatgtgggCATTATTCATAGCCAATAAAATTCGAAAGCAGTCATCATTACGTCATCGTTGACTGTTGACTGTGTCAAGTTCTAGGgatttgcattgaatttgcAGGATAAAGTTCTTATGGCTTACAACGCTGACCAAATAACTCTTACATAACTGCACCCCTATATGACTTACTACGACTAACTTAtagatttgtttaatatttatatttgcgaTTTGTAATTATTACTAGGCCATGATTCATTTAATGCTTATCAAAGCCTTCCGCTCTACAAACGGAAATGACTTTATGCACAAATGTGTGTGATTGattaataaactatttgtaatgggcattaaaacaatatatatatataacattagCTAGCTCTCATGTCTTTATTGTCTTTCTTAAGCTCAATTAGCAATCTTAATTTNNNNNNNNNNNNNNNNNNNNNNNNNNNNNNNNNNNNNNNNNNNNNNNNNNNNNNNNNNNNNNNNNNNNNNNNNNNNNNNNNNNNNNNNNNNNNNNNNNNNNNNNNNNNNNNNNNNNNNNNNNNNNNNNNNNNNNNNNNNNNNNNNNNNNNNNNNNNNNNNNNNNNNNNNNNNNNNNNNNNNNNNNNNNNNNNNNNNNNNNNNNNNNNNNNNNNNNNNNNNNNNNNNNNNNNNNNNNNNNNNNNNNNNNNNNNNNNNNNNNNNNNNNNNNNNNNNNNNNNNNNNNNNNNNNNNNNNNNNNNNNNNNNNNNNNNNNNNNNNNNNNNNNNNNNNNNNNNNNNNNNNNNNNNNNNNNNNNNNNNNNNNNNNNNNNNNNNNNNNNNNNNNNNNNNNNNNNNNNNNNNNNNNNNNNNNNNNNNNNNNNNNNNNNNNNNNNNNNNNNNNNNNNNNNNNNNNNNNNNNNNNNNNNNNNNNNNNNNNNNNNNNNNNNNNNNNNNNNNNNNNNNNNNNNNNNNNNNNNNNNNNNNNNNNNNNNNNNNNNNNNNNNNNNNNNNNNNNNNNNNNNNNNNNNNNNNNNNNNNNNNNNNNNNNNNNNNNNNNNNNNNNNNNNNNNNNNNNNNNNNNNNNNNNNNNNNNNNNNNNNNNNNNNNNNNNNNNNNNNNNNNNNNNNNNNNNNNNNNNNNNNNNNNNNNNNNNNNNNNNNNNNNNNNNNNNNNNNNNNNNNNNNNNNNNNNNNNNNNNNNNNNNNNNNNNNNNNNNNNNNNNNNNNNNNNNNNNNNNNNNNNNNNNNNNNNNNNNNNNNNNNNNNNNNNNNNNNNNNNNNNNNNNNNNNNNNNNNNNNNNNNNNNNNNNNNNNNNNNNNNNNNNNNNNNNNNNNNNNNNNNNNNNNNNNNNNNNNNNNNNNNNNNNNNNNNNNNNNNNNNNNNNNNNNNNNNNNNNNNNNNNNNNNNNNNNNNNNNNNNNNNNNNNNNNNNNNNNNNNNNNNNNNNNNNNNNNNNNNNNNNNNNNNNNNNNNNNNNNNNNNNNNNNNNNNNNNNNNNNNNNNNNNNNNNNNNNNNNNNNNNNNNNNNNNNNNNNNNNNNNNNNNNNNNNNNNNNNNNNNNNNNNNNNNNNNNNNNNNNNNNNNNNNNNNNNNNNNNNNNNNNNNNNNNNNNNNNNNNNNNNNNNNNNNNNNNNNNNNNNNNNNNNNNNNNNNNNNNNNNNNNNNNNNNNNNNNNNNNNNNNNNNNNNNNNNNNNNNNNNNNNNNNNNNNNNNNNNNNNNNNNNNNNNNNNNNNNNNNNNNNNNNNNNNNNNNNNNNNNNNNNNNNNNNNNNNNNNNNNNNNNNNNNNNNNNNNNNNNNNNNNNNNNNNNNNNNNNNNNNNNNNNNNNNNNNNNNNNNNNNNNNNNNNNNNNNNNNNNNNNNNNNNNNNNNNNNNNNNNNNNNNNNNNNNNNNNNNNNNNNNNNNNNNNNNNNNNNNNNNNNNNNNNNNNNNNNNNNNNNNNNNNNNNNNNNNNNNNNNNNNNNNNNNNNNNNNNNNNNNNNNNNNNNNNNNNNNNNNNNNNNNNNNNNNNNNNNNNNNNNNNNNNNNNNNNNNNNNNNNNNNNNNNNNNNNNNNNNNNNNNNNNNNNNNNNNNNNNNNNNNNNNNNNNNNNNNNNNNNNNNNNNNNNNNNNNNNNNNNNNNNNNNNNNNNNNNNNNNNNNNNNNNNNNNNNNNNNNNNNNNNNNNNNNNNNNNNNNNNNNNNNNNNNNNNNNNNNNNNNNNNNNNNNNNNNNNNNNNNNNNNNNNNNNNNNNNNNNNNNNNNNNNNNNNNNNNNNNNNNNNNNNNNNNNNNNNNNNNNNNNNNNNNNNNNNNNNNNNNNNNNNNNNNNNNNNNNNNNNNNNNNNNNNNNNNNNNNNNNNNNNNNNNNNNNNNNNNNNNNNNNNNNNNNNNNNNNNNNNNNNNNNNNNNNNNNNNNNNNNNNNNNNNNNNNNNNNNNNNNNNNNNNNNNNNNNNNNNNNNNNNNNNNNNNNNNNNNNNNNNNNNNNNNNNNNNNNNNNNNNNNNNNNNNNNNNNNNNNNNNNNNNNNNNNNNNNNNNNNNNNNNNNNNNNNNNNNNNNNNNNNNNNNNNNNNNNNNNNNNNNNNNNNNNNNNNNNNNNNNNNNNNNNNNNNNNNNNNNNNNNNNNNNNNNNNNNNNNNNNNNNNNNNNNNNNNNNNNNNNNNNNNNNNNNNNNNNNNNNNNNNNNNNNNNNNNNNNNNNNNNNNNNNNNNNNNNNNNNNNNNNNNNNNNNNNNNNNNNNNNNNNNNNNNNNNNNNNNNNNNNNNNNNNNNNNNNNNNNNNNNNNNNNNNNNNNNNNNNNNNNNNNNNNNNNNNNNNNNNNNNNNNNNNNNNNNNNNNNNNNNNNNNNNNNNNNNNNNNNNNNNNNNNNNNNNNNNNNNNNNNNNNNNNNNNNNNNNNNNNNNNNNNNNNNNNNNNNNNNNNNNNNNNNNNNNNNNNNNNNNNNNNNNNNNNNNNNNNNNNNNNNNNNNNNNNNNNNNNNNNNNNNNNNNNNNNNNNNNNNNNNNNNNNNNNNNNNNNNNNNNNNNNNNNNNNNNNNNNNNNNNNNNNNNNNNNNNNNNNNNNNNNNNNNNNNNNNNNNNNNNNNNNNNNNNNNNNNNNNNNNNNNNNNNNNNNNNNNNNNNNNNNNNNNNNNNNNNNNNNNNNNNNNNNNNNNNNNNNNNNNNNNNNNNNNNNNNNNNNNNNNNNNNNNNNNNNNNNNNNNNNNNNNNNNNNNNNNNNNNNNNNNNNNNNNNNNNNNNNNNNNNNNNNNNNNNNNNNNNNNNNNNNNNNNNNNNNNNNNNNNNNNNNNNNNNNNNNNNNNNNNNNNNNNNNNNNNNNNNNNNNNNNNNNNNNNNNNNNNNNNNNNNNNNNNNNNNNNNNNNNNNNNNNNNNNNNNNNNNNNNNNNNNNNNNNNNNNNNNNNNNNNNNNNNNNNNNNNNNNNNNNNNNNNNNNNNNNNNNNNNNNNNNNNNNNNNNNNNNNNNNNNNNNNNNNNNNNNNNNNNNNNNNNNNNNNNNNNNNNNNNNNNNNNNNNNNNNNNNNNNNNNNNNNNNNNNNNNNNNNNNNNNNNNNNNNNNNNNNNNNNNNNNNNNNNNNNNNNNNNNNNNNNNNNNNNNNNNNNNNNNNNNNNNNNNNNNNNNNNNNNNNNNNNNNNNNNNNNNNNNNNNNNNNNNNNNNNNNNNNNNNNNNNNNNNNNNNNNNNNNNNNNNNNNNNNNNNNNNNNNNNNNNNNNNNNNNNNNNNNNNNNNNNNNNNNNNNNNNNNNNNNNNNNNNNNNNNNNNNNNNNNNNNNNNNNNNNNNNNNNNNNNNNNNNNNNNNNNNNNNNNNNNNNNNNNNNNNNNNNNNNNNNNNNNNNNNNNNNNNNNNNNNNNNNNNNNNNNNNNNNNNNNNNNNNNNNNNNNNNNNNNNNNNNNNNNNNNNNNNNNNNNNNNNNNNNNNNNNNNNNNNNNNNNNNNNNNNNNNNNNNNNNNNNNNNNNNNNNNNNNNNNNNNNNNNNNNNNNNNNNNNNNNNNNNNNNNNNNNNNNNNNNNNNNNNNNNNNNNNNNNNNNNNNNNNNNNNNNNNNNNNNNNNNNNNNNNNNNNNNNNNNNNNNNNNNNNNNNNNNNNNNNNNNNNNNNNNNNNNNNNNNNNNNNNNNNNNNNNNNNNNNNNNNNNNNNNNNNNNNNNNNNNNNNNNNNNNNNNNNNNNNNNNNNNNNNNNNNNNNNNNNNNNNNNNNNNNNNNNNNNNNNNNNNNNNNNNNNNNNNNNNNNNNNNNNNNNNNNNNNNNNNNNNNNNNNNNNNNNNNNNNNNNNNNNNNNNNNNNNNNNNNNNNNNNNNNNNNNNNNNNNNNNNNNNNNNNNNNNNNNNNNNNNNNNNNNNNNNNNNNNNNNNNNNNNNNNNNNNNNNNNNNNNNNNNNNNNNNNNNNNNNNNNNNNNNNNNNNNNNNNNNNNNNNNNNNNNNNNNNNNNNNNNNNNNNNNNNNNNNNNNNNNNNNNNNNNNNNNNNNNNNNNNNNNNNNNNNNNNNNNNNNNNNNNNNNNNNNNNNNNNNNNNNNNNNNNNNNNNNNNNNNNNNNNNNNNNNNNNNNNNNNNNNNNNNNNNNNNNNNNNNNNNNNNNNNNNNNNNNNNNNNNNNNNNNNNNNNNNNNNNNNNNNNNNNNNNNNNNNNNNNNNNNNNNNNNNNNNNNNNNNNNNNNNNNNNNNNNNNNNNNNNNNNNNNNNNNNNNNNNNNNNNNNNNNNNNNNNNNNNNNNNNNNNNNNNNNNNNNNNNNNNNNNNNNNNNNNNNNNNNNNNNNNNNNNNNNNNNNNNNNNNNNNNNNNNNNNNNNNNNNNNNNNNNNNNNNNNNNNNNNNNNNNNNNNNNNNNNNNNNNNNNNNNNNNNNNNNNNNNNNNNNNNNNNNNNNNNNNNNNNNNNNNNNNNNNNNNNNNNNNNNNNNNNNNNNNNNNNNNNNNNNNNNNNNNNNNNNNNNNNNNNNNNNNNNNNNNNNNNNNNNNNNNNNNNNNNNNNNNNNNNNNNNNNNNNNNNNNNNNNNNNNNNNNNNNNNNNNNNNNNNNNNNNNNNNNNNNNNNNNNNNNNNNNNNNNNNNNNNNNNNNNNNNNNNNNNNNNNNNNNNNNNNNNNNNNNNNNNNNNNNNNNNNNNNNNNNNNNNNNNNNNNNNNNNNNNNNNNNNNNNNNNNNNNNNNNNNNNNNNNNNNNNNNNNNNNNNNNNNNNNNNNNNNNNNNNNNNNNNNNNNNNNNNNNNNNNNNNNNNNNNNNNNNNNNNNNNNNNNNNNNNNNNNNNNNNNNNNNNNNNNNNNNNNNNNNNNNNNNNNNNNNNNNNNNNNNNNNNNNNNNNNNNNNNNNNNNNNNNNNNNNNNNNNNNNNNNNNNNNNNNNNNNNNNNNNNNNNNNNNNNNNNNNNNNNNNNNNNNNNNNNNNNNNNNNNNNNNNNNNNNNNNNNNNNNNNNNNNNNNNNNNNNNNNNNNNNNNNNNNNNNNNNNNNNNNNNNNNNNNNNNNNNNNNNNNNNNNNNNNNNNNNNNNNNNNtatatattatatttatatgtatattaatagctaatatttattaaaagcttattAAGCTATCAGTTATATCTGGGTgctagttaaaataaaatttcttagagtaaataaagtaaagtaagtTATAATCTGTAACTAAAACATTAATTTGACTCAAGAGATATGAAGAGTCAATTTCAGCATTCACTAATTTATtcacaaacaaaatgcgaGGGTCAGTTAACTAGgggagattaattaaaagaagtCGACTATCATAGAGGGGTAAATTAATAGCCAGAACtgaagcaaagcaaatcattttttaaagGATTCAATACTAATGTGATGGTTTGTGGTggcttaagcttattaaaaacttatataTCTATGTGGAGTACATTCATTTGTCTTACTCTAGGGACAGCCTTAAAGTCCAGGCACTTGACAGTGGGGCAAGTGCACTTTGGGCACAGCTGCATTGAGctgcgctgagctgagcgttTTCTGAGCCATCTTTTCATTgcattatataatttgcatcAGCTTTTGTTAGTTGTGCTCAAGGCAATAGCAAAGTCTGCTCTTAATCGcgtttctttctttctctacTGCCTGCTTCGTATTTATTTCAGCCGCGAGCGACGGCCACAATTGTTTTAGCCATAAATAACAGCCAagcatgaaaataattaagtagTGGCCAAGGGGAAATTCGACGcttcttaaaataataaatacttattaGTGCAACGAAATCGAGCTAgagctatatactatatatataattaatgaaaGTGCTGCAATACGATCTAAGAAATTAAGCCGACCGTAAAACGAGTGCGGCCGTAACGACGCCCGTAATGGGTGCTGGTGGCCTAGCGGTCTTTGAAGTCATATTAACCAGCAGCCCAGCAGAGCCACAACTAGCGGTCATagtccaacaacaacaacaaagcaacaagcaTCAGCAGCCAACGATATTGGAGGCGTGGTCCGTGAGAGCCGCACGAGAAATGCACGAGAAACTGCTGGAGAAGGAGGACACACGCAAAGAAAAGACTGAGAAGACTGGCAAGGAGAAACCAGCAGCTGGTGGCAAGGATAAAATCCACAAGCAGTCCAAGTTTGCGGAGCGACTGCGTCGCTCCTTTCGCCGCAGCGAGCATCGATCGCTAGAGCTCAAGCGTCCAGAGCCCACGCCGGACGTGCTGCAAGCTCGAAATCGCGGCACGCCGCCGCTGCCCAAATCCacggacaacaacaacattgtcgCCTGGCCGCCGTTCTCCTTGCCCACCCAATTCCAGCTGCCCGGCCTGAGCTTGGGTGGCCACATCAACACCGCGCTACTGCTCGACAGCCCGGACGAGTGCACGCCGCCGGAGTATGCCTACCAGCATCTGAGCAGCGTGgccaccaccaacaccaacaccacaTCCAGCAGCTCACTCGAGAGCAACTTTGAGCTCAGCGAGCTGCCCACCGTCTTTTACTGGAACTCGACCACGCACATCGCCATGGGCGGCGAGCTGAGCACAGCCGGTCACAGCAGTGACCCAACCCAGACACCGCAGCCCAAGCGACGGCCTGAAGCCTCCACCCAAGCACAGCCGCAgcttcagcagcaacagccagcgGTGCTGCCCCCAAGCGCAAGTCGCAGCTGCAGTTTGACCAGTGAGAGCAGCTCGGTGCGCTTGACCCGTCTGCACAACTTTCTGTTCAAGAGCAGCAACGAGAGCACGCGCAGCTTTCAGGGCCACTCCAACGATGGCTTCACCGCCTCCTCGCACAACTCGTCGTCGGGCGAATGGGAGCAGCTGGGCGCTTACAATCCGTCCAGCAACAATGGCCCGCATGACTTCACGGGCGGCTCGTTTCTCGAGGAGGATGCCACGGATGAAAATGAAACCGACGAGGTGGCCACGCTGCCCGTGGAATCTCACgatgctggcgctggcgcctACTATCAATACACGTTGACCTCGCCGAACAATCCCTTTCTGCCCGAGATCACAGCACGCACCTATCACAGCAACTACGAGGACAACGAACTGCAGCTGGAGGAGCACAGTCGGCCCgagaacaagcagcaaacttaTGTGCCCCACCAGCTGCCCACGCCCGCCTACAGTCGCGCCGGCTCACAGGAGTCCACGCACAGCGAGAGCGCCATGAGCTGCCCCAACGCCCCAACACCCAGTCCAgcctccagctccagctccacccCGGGCAGGCACCGACGCAAGCTCTTCAGCCTCAACTCGCCCACGCGTCTCCTGCACAGCGGCGGCCAACAGACTCAGCCCATTGCCATTCACCAGCAGCCGCCACATCACCCACTGGATGCACTCGCCTCCCCATCGGACAGTCCCAATGTAGCGATGCTGGCACGCAGCCTCAATCCCTTTCGCAAGACCGCCAGCTCGCCCACGAGCGTGCCCGCGGATCTGCGCAGCAAGCGCGAGGAGTTTCTGCGGGCTACTATGAAAATATGCCTGGTGGTGTCGCCACCCAGCAGCAAACTCCAGGTGAGCAGCGTGACCAAtgtgcaacaaaaagaaata
The DNA window shown above is from Drosophila busckii strain San Diego stock center, stock number 13000-0081.31 chromosome 3L, ASM1175060v1, whole genome shotgun sequence and carries:
- the LOC108599449 gene encoding protein snakeskin — encoded protein: MVSVETIGSIFIKALKLLINLVIIFLYRWGNGGEFLGIGGTWNLNEEKSADAEIVASGVMVGFFIYTACHTIAYFFGTTKHKGELCDTIMNVVGTFMWVAVGGVGLHYWKGYMSDEGFLYVNSERQVGIAMGSLCVIEGALYLLDTVLACIHYSKGDTDYTN